The DNA sequence TCTGTCGCCCgcggtgtccccccccccaccccgcgtCCATCTGTCCCCTCCTTGTGTCCGTCTGTCCCCCCCGCGGTGGCCGTCTGCTGTCCCTGTGTCCGTCCGTGTgtgtctgtgtcccccccccatcctgtgtgtccccccccccccaggtcgTGGCTCCTCTGTCCTGGCCGGgatgtccccgtgtccccctctgtcccctgtcaccccccccccttgtGTCCCCGTGTGACCCCAGGGGACGGTGTCACCCGTGTCCCCACGCGTGTCCCCGTGCCCCCACGCGTGTCCCCacgtccccgtgtccccgtgCCCCCACGCGTGTCCCCCGTCCCTGCGCTGTCCCCTCATCCCACGCGTCCCGTGTCCTCGTGTGTCCCTGGGCCACACGTGtccgtccccgtgtccccccgtgTCCTCCGTGTCCCTCgtgtcccccccgtgtccccatgagCCGATGTCCCCACAAGCCCCCACACCCTCGattccccgtgtcccccccatgtccccaatgtccccccatgtccctcgTGTGTCACCGTGTCCCCATATCCCCCCGatccccccacatcccccaatgtccccctgtccccatgtgtccctgtgtccccatgtccccccatgcccccccatcccccatgtcccccccattacgtccctgtgtccccccatgtccccacacacccccacgTCCCCCACGCCCTCCGTGTCCCCCCGTGTCTCCCATTACGTCCTcgtgtcccgtgtccccccatatcccccatgcccccccattaacatccccacgtccccccgTGCCCCCTATTACGTCCtcatgtccccccatgtccccccattatgtccccatgtcccccataATGTCCCCATATCCCCCCCATACCCTCCCACGCCCCCCCAACGCCCCATATCCCCCACGTCCCCCATTatgtccccatgccccccaatgtccccatgcccccccatgcccccattaacgtccccatgtccccatcatGTCCCCCAttatgtccccatgtccccctccATGCCCCCCATtatgtccccacgtccccccatgtccccacacccccccatgtccccccatgtccccgtaccccccatgtccccccatgccccccattATGTCCCCACGCCCCCCATAATGTCCCCATATGCCCCCCATatccccccacgcccccccaaCGCCCCAtatcccccatgtcccccattacgtccccatgtcccccccatgccccccattacgtccccatgtcccccaatgtccccatgtccccccccatgccccccataacccccccatgcccccccacgccccccatGCCCCAtatccccccccgccccccaacaCCCCATATCCCCCACGTCCCCCATtacatccccatgtcccccccttgtccctgtgtcccccccctgtgtcccgtcccccccccatgtcccccccccaggcgACGGTGGCCGCCTTCGCGGCCAGCGAGGGTCACGCTCACCCGCGGGTGGTGGAGCTCCCCAAAACGGAGGAGGGTCTCGGCTTCAACATCATGGGGGGCAAAGAGCAGAACTCCCCCATCTACATCTCCCGCGTCATCCCGGGGGGGGTCGCCGACCGCCACGGGGGCTCAAGCGGGGGGACCAGCTCCTCAGCGTCAACGGCGTGGTGAGTCTTaagggggggggttgggggggctatggagggggttttgggggggctggaggggatttgggggagttatgggggggctggaggggatttgggggggttaCGGGGGTTtatgggggggctggagggggttttgagggggatttggggggttatgggggggctggagggggttttgagggggatttggggggttatggggggctggaggggatttgggggggttaCGGGGGTTtatgggggggctggaggggtttttgagggggatttggggggttatgggggggctggagggggttttgagggggatttgggggggttatgggggggctggaggggatttggggggggttaCGGGGGTTtatgggggggctggagggggttttgagggggatttggggggttatgggggggcttggagggggttttgagggggatttgggggggttatgggggggctggaggggatttgggggggttaCGGGGGTTtatgggggggctggagggggttttgaggggggttatgggggggctggagggggtttgggggggtttggggcgttatgggggggctggaggggatttgggggggttacaggggggttatgggggggctggagggggtttgagggggtttgggggcgttatgggggggctggaggggatttgggggggttaCGGGGGTTTtatgggggggctggagggggttttgaggggggttatgggggggctggagggggtttgagggggtttgggggcgttatggggggctggaggggatttgggggggttacaggggggttatgggggggctggagggggttttgagggggatttgggggggttatgggggggctggaggggatttgggggggttaCGGGGGTTTatggggggctggagggggttttgaggggggttatggggggctggagggggttttgagggggatttgggggggttatgggggggctggaggggatttgggggggttaCGGGGGTTTatggggggctggagggggttttgaggggggttatgggggggctggagggggtttgagggggtttgggggcgttatgggggggctggaggggatttgggggggttacaggggggttatgggggggctggagggggtttgagggggtttgggggggttatgggggggctggaggggatttggggggttacaggggggttattggggggctggagggggtttgagggggttatgggggggctggaggggatttggggggttacaggggggttatggggggctggagggggtttgagggggttatggggggctggaggggtttgggggggttatgggggtttatggggggctggagggggtttggggggttatggggggctggaggggatttgggggggttacagggggtTATGGGGGGGCTGTAGGGGTTTTGAGGGGGTTATGGGGGCGCTGGAGGGGGTttgagggggtttgggggggttatgggggggcTGGAGGTGATTTGGGGGGGTTACGGGGGTTtatgggggggctggagggggttTTGAGGGTGTAatgggggctggaggggggttatggggggggctggagggggtttgggggggttatggggtggctggaggagatttggggggttacagggggttatgggggggctggaggggcttttggggggttatggggggtttgggggggctggaggggatttgggggggctgcagggggattacggggggctggagggggttttgagggggttatgggggggctagagggggtttgggggggttttggggggggctgggggggagcagTGGCGGGTTTTGGGGTTCAGCGCAGATTTTGGGGGTGCGaggcagttttggggggggtcagtGCAAGGTGTGGAGGGATGCAGcggagggttttggggtgtcagagcaggttttggggggggaaacccaggattttggggtgcagggcagGGTTTTGGGGCTGCAgcgggggggtttggggtgcagTGCTGGTTTTGGGGTACAGCCCGGGGTTTGCAAGGCGTAGGGACGCTGCGGACGGATTTTTGGGGTGTCAGAGCAGGTTTTTGGGGTGTCCGAGCAGGTTTTTGGGGTGCCGTTGAGGCTTTTGGGGTGCTGAGCAGAATTTGGGGGCTCAGCCCAGATTTTGGGGGTGCAGTgtagggttttggggtgccggagctgggttttggggttcagCCCAGAGTTTTGGGGTGTCAGAGCAGGTTTTGGAGTgcagagcaggatttgggggctcAGCCCAAATTTTGGGGGTGCAGTgtagggttttggggtgccggagctgggttttggggttcagCCAGAGTTTTGGGGTGTCAGAGCAGGTTTTTGGGGTgcagagcaggatttgggggctcAGCCCAAATTTTGGGGGTGCAGTgtagggttttggggtgccggagctgggttttggggttcagCCCAGAGTTTTGGGGTGTCAGAGCAGGTTTTTGGAGTGCAGAGCAGATTTTTGGGGCTCAGCCCAAATTTTGGGGGTTCAGcccagggttttggggtgtcagagcagggttttggggtgtcagagcaggatttgggggctcAGCCCAGATTTTGGGGGTGCAGTgtagggttttggggtgccaagcaggatttgggggctcAGCCCAGATTTTTGGGGTGTCAGCCCAGGGTTTTGGGGTTCAGCCCAGGTTTTTGGGGTGTCAGAGCagatttttggggtgcagagcaggatttgggggctcAGCCCAAATTTTGGGGGTGCAGCCCAGGGTTTTGGGGTTCAGCCCAGGTTTTTGGGGTGTCAGAGCAGGTTTTTGGGGTgcagagcaggatttgggggctcAGCCCAGATTTTGGGGGTGCAGcccagggttttggggtgtcagagcagggttttggggtgccaagcaggatttgggggctcAGCCCAGATTTTGGGGGTGTCAGCCCAGGGTTTTGGGGTTCAGCCCAGATTTTGGGGGTGCAGTgtagggttttggggtgccaagcaggatttgggggctcAGCCCAGAT is a window from the Haliaeetus albicilla unplaced genomic scaffold, bHalAlb1.1 scaffold_148, whole genome shotgun sequence genome containing:
- the LOC138684094 gene encoding LOW QUALITY PROTEIN: protein lin-7 homolog B-like (The sequence of the model RefSeq protein was modified relative to this genomic sequence to represent the inferred CDS: inserted 1 base in 1 codon), whose translation is MSPPQATVAAFAASEGHAHPRVVELPKTEEGLGFNIMGGKEQNSPIYISRVIPGGVADRHGGXKRGDQLLSVNGVSVEGEQHERAVELLKAAQGSVKLVVRYTPRVLEEMEARFEKLRTARRRQHNSYSSLESRG